From Pyrenophora tritici-repentis strain M4 chromosome 1, whole genome shotgun sequence, the proteins below share one genomic window:
- a CDS encoding GIM5, prefoldin, molecular chaperone implicated in de novo protein folding produces the protein MASKQAQGGQPGQIEITSLPVPRLQELKTQLDAELTHLSNSFQSLRTAQSKFRDCLASITTGLTPATVSKPLLVPLTSSLYVPGKLTDHEHVLIDVGTGFFVEKDIASAKDFYERKVKDLGESLKDLEGVVQGKAQNVRVVEEVIRLKVMNAQEGKEEEHGS, from the coding sequence TCGAGATAACATCCCTCCCCGTCCCCCGCCTCCAGGAACTAAAAACCCAACTCGACGCCGAACTCACCCACCTCTCAAACTCGTTCCAATCCCTGCGGACGGCGCAATCCAAATTCCGCGACTGCCTCGCCTCCATAACCACGGGCCTCACCCCCGCAACCGTCAGCAAACCGCTGCTCGTGCCCCTAACCTCGTCGCTGTACGTACCCGGTAAACTCACGGACCACGAACACGTGCTTATAGATGTGGGCACGGGGTTTTTTGTGGAAAAGGATATTGCGAGCGCGAAAGACTTTTATGAGCGTAAAGTCAAGGATTTGGGCGAGAGTTTAAAGGATTTGGAGGGCGTCGTGCAGGGGAAGGCGCAGAATGTTAGAGTCGTGGAAGAGGTTATTAGGCTCAAGGTCATGAATGCGCAGGAGGGGAAAGAGGAGGAGCATGGGAGTTGA
- a CDS encoding mitochondrial 54S ribosomal protein uL23m, translating to MDAVPITKKLIAFGSKKIYLPKFTVALVRTPKFSPYHARFLVPLDFSKYDLRDYLYHAYNVKCFNIRSYVKQMPVRDTREQPRHWFRPESQKYMTVELEKPFVWPETPDLKPWGQEERQKELKDAETANGAGGPSEARKAARTLREQVKKLLNKDVVQPDPEIAKKLAESSPLTLEEQEKEALRKQKMEELERMTRVEVWEKQRTGKVVEGDDRNKYAIKA from the exons ATGGACGCCGTACCCATCACCAAGAAGTTGATCGCCTTTGGCAGCAAGAAGATCTACCT TCCCAAATTCACAGTCGCCCTCGTACGGACACCCAAATTTTCACCATACCACGCCCGCTTTCTAGTCCCACTCGACTTCTCAAAATACGACCTCCGTGACTACCTCTACCACGCCTACAACGTCAAATGCTTCAACATCCGATCATATGTAAAACAAATGCCAGTACGGGATACGCGCGAACAGCCACGGCATTGGTTCAGACCCGAGTCGCAGAAATACATGACGGTCGAGCTGGAAAAGCCTTTTGTGTGGCCCGAAACCCCTGACCTAAAACCGTGGGGTCAAGAAGAGAGGCAAAAAGAACTCAAGGACGCAGAGACTGCTAATGGAGCCGGGGGCCCAAGCGAGGCAAGGAAGGCTGCGAGGACATTACGAGAGCAAGTGAAAAAGCTACTGAACAAGGACGTGGTGCAGCCAGATCCTGAAATCGCAAAGAAACTGGCAGAAAGCTCACCACTCACTCTAGAGGAGCAAGAGAAAGAGGCGCTCAGGAAGCAGAAGATGGAAGAGTTGGAGCGTATGACAAGAGTAGAGGTGTGGGAAAAGCAGAGGACGGGAAAGGTGGTGGAGGGCGACGACCGCAACAAGTACGCGATCAAGGCATGA
- a CDS encoding CaiC, Acyl-CoA synthetase (AMP-forming)-AMP-acid ligase II: MSVIDTTKDLSALFTKQVQATPDLIALEDDKHTYTYQELHDKVAALVDRLRGHGVGRDSLVGVLLPRSADYVIACLAALRAGGAFLVLELAYPPDLLADVLEDAQPTVVVTISAEVGKIKGNTPLVVLDEASSASNGHVEESQLKPFPEDTDLDRLAFVAYSSGTTGKPKGIANPHRAPVLSYDLRFGLSDIQPGDRVACNVFFVWEILRPLLRGATVVAVPDEASYDPRMLVDLLASKKITETLFTPTLFSAVLARHQALETRLPNLKTIWLNGEVVTTDLARRGIKALPNTRLLNVYSACETHEIACGDIKDMLEKLDKDAPYCPVGPPLIDKKYIYILDESGQKVDEGENGELYVGGHLLARGYLNRPETTAEAFIRNPFSSKAGARMYRTGDKARLLPNGLLEITGRVGAMIKIRGYSVVPGKVESAILNHLAVSHCAVVPFGEGIDRQLVAYIVRDKETSAERPEVEIDRTGRSSTARRMLMSYLAHYMIPALWVEMDNLPTSDVSGKVNLKALPPPRPASPSGSARKYEQSPITIEQITQIWASILGVSASSITPEYNFFDLGGHSLLLADLAARLSNTFGFRVPVARLATPATLNGHLDTVRAIRDGHTAEVQDNLPAVLRADSVLDKDIQPKDAKISALKDAKTVLLTGVTGFLGAFLLRDLLEGTSAQIICMVRFSDSSQDDIPAGIARIRRNLLDFGLWSDNIMERVEILPGNLSRKRFGLAPDTFKALAERLDVIVHAAATVNLVYPYAALQKPNVGGTREVLRLAAQGGATVQYISTNGVLLPAKGREGWSEDAMLEIDDVIKLADGYGQTKWVAEQLALEAGRRGLPIKIHRLGTISGHSETGAANAWDLLTAMIVESIRIGHYPDVKGWRAEMTPVDFVSKAIVHLSNQTETEQTVFHIGDPDPVDISQVFDDLRILGYPTEPMEFDKWTALWDDKRGAAKGGDGAFTVDILRSGMPSIEFLRDVVVLDNAKTRPLRLAVERPKVDQVLLETYTRHWYARGWLPKPPIHQAAAGGSARLPRRGPLFGKVAVVMGASSGIGAATAAALAREGCHVALAARRIDALEDLKKRLAVREGKIITQKTDVTNKTQVEELVAAAEKQLGPIDIFVNISGVMYFTMMANSYTDQWNQTVDVNCKGILNVISSIVPTMLKRGKGHLLAISSDAGRKVFPGLGVYSASKFFVEATLQSLRLETAGTGLRVTSVQPGNVATDLLGMSTDAEALKKFGEPSGAKVLDPENVAECIVYALKQPEHVSVNEVLIEPRDEPI; the protein is encoded by the coding sequence ATGTCTGTCATCGACACCACAAAGGACCTGTCGGCACTCTTTACAAAACAGGTCCAAGCTACCCCGGATCTGATTGCCTTAGAGGACGACAAGCATACATATACGTACCAGGAACTCCACGACAAGGTCGCTGCCCTCGTCGACCGGCTGCGGGGTCATGGGGTCGGCCGTGATAGCTTGGTTGGGGTCCTATTGCCGCGATCCGCCGACTATGTAATCGCTTGTTTAGCAGCTCTACGCGCAGGTGGTGCATTCTTGGTTCTGGAACTAGCATACCCTCCCGATCTTCTCGCAGATGTACTCGAAGATGCCCAGCCTACAGTTGTCGTTACCATTAGCGCCGAGGTTGGCAAGATCAAGGGAAACACCCCGCTTGTTGTTTTGGACGAAGCAAGCTCAGCCAGCAACGGTCACGTCGAAGAATCTCAATTAAAACCATTCCCCGAAGACACCGACTTGGATCGCCTGGCGTTTGTTGCCTACTCCAGTGGAACAACCGGCAAGCCCAAAGGTATCGCCAACCCCCACAGAGCGCCTGTTCTCTCATATGATCTTCGATTTGGTCTCTCCGACATACAGCCGGGCGACCGAGTAGCCTGCAATGTCTTCTTCGTATGGGAAATCTTACGCCCATTGCTACGAGGAGCGACTGTTGTTGCCGTTCCTGACGAAGCAAGCTATGACCCACGTATGCTGGTCGACTTGCTCGCCTCAAAGAAGATCACCGAAACACTGTTCACGCCAACCCTTTTCTCTGCTGTCCTTGCTCGCCACCAAGCATTAGAGACCCGCTTGCCGAACCTGAAGACTATTTGGCTCAATGGAGAAGTCGTGACAACAGACCTCGCACGCCGCGGTATCAAGGCACTTCCAAACACTCGTCTACTCAATGTGTATAGCGCATGTGAGACACATGAGATCGCTTGTGGCGACATTAAAGATATGCTCGAGAAGCTCGACAAGGATGCACCGTATTGTCCAGTAGGACCGCCACTCATCGACAAGAAGTACATCTACATCCTAGACGAGAGTGGCCAGAAGGTCGACGAGGGCGAAAACGGTGAGCTCTACGTGGGTGGCCATTTGCTTGCACGAGGATACCTCAACCGTCCTGAGACGACGGCCGAAGCGTTCATTCGTAACCCGTTCAGCTCAAAAGCTGGTGCTCGTATGTACAGGACCGGCGACAAGGCGCGTCTCCTTCCAAACGGGCTGCTCGAGATCACCGGACGTGTCGGTGCTATGATCAAGATTCGTGGATACTCGGTGGTCCCAGGTAAGGTTGAGAGCGCAATTCTCAACCATTTGGCAGTTAGCCATTGCGCTGTCGTACCCTTTGGTGAGGGCATAGACAGACAACTGGTGGCGTACATCGTGCGGGACAAGGAGACATCGGCAGAACGCCCAGAAGTCGAAATCGACAGAACAGGCCGCAGTTCGACTGCGAGACGTATGCTCATGTCATACCTGGCCCATTACATGATACCTGCGCTTTGGGTCGAGATGGATAATCTGCCCACCAGCGATGTGTCTGGCAAAGTCAACTTGAAGGCGCTTCCTCCGCCGAGACCAGCATCCCCATCGGGTAGTGCACGAAAGTATGAGCAGAGCCCAATCACTATTGAGCAGATTACCCAAATCTGGGCATCTATCCTGGGCGTAAGCGCAAGCTCAATCACTCCCGAATACAATTTCTTCGACCTTGGAGGTCACTCGCTCCTCCTAGCTGACCTTGCTGCACGCTTGTCGAATACTTTTGGATTCAGAGTACCGGTTGCACGCTTAGCCACTCCAGCAACGCTTAATGGGCACCTGGATACCGTTCGTGCCATTCGCGACGGGCATACCGCCGAGGTGCAAGATAACCTTCCTGCTGTCCTACGTGCAGACTCGGTTCTTGATAAGGATATCCAGCCGAAAGACGCCAAGATTTCTGCGCTCAAGGACGCAAAGACCGTACTTCTTACTGGTGTCACCGGTTTCTTGGGTGCTTTTCTTCTCCGGGATCTGCTCGAGGGCACGTCTGCACAAATCATCTGTATGGTTCGATTTTCCGACTCTTCGCAAGACGACATCCCTGCCGGCATTGCCAGGATACGCAGGAACTTGCTGGACTTTGGACTTTGGAGCGACAATATCATGGAGCGTGTAGAGATTCTCCCCGGAAACTTGTCTCGCAAGCGCTTCGGCCTCGCACCTGACACATTCAAAGCACTAGCAGAGCGTCTTGATGTGATTGTACATGCCGCTGCTACTGTCAACTTGGTTTATCCGTACGCTGCTCTACAAAAGCCAAACGTTGGCGGTACGAGGGAGGTTCTTCGCCTGGCCGCTCAGGGCGGTGCCACTGTACAATACATATCTACCAACGGAGTACTCCTTCCAGCAAAAGGCCGAGAAGGATGGTCAGAAGATGCCATGCTTGAGATTGATGACGTTATCAAGCTTGCGGACGGTTACGGTCAGACCAAGTGGGTCGCTGAGCAGCTTGCCCTCGAGGCTGGTCGGAGAGGTCTCCCCATCAAGATACATCGCCTCGGTACTATCAGCGGTCACAGTGAGACGGGTGCAGCCAATGCATGGGATCTCCTGACAGCCATGATTGTTGAGTCTATCAGGATCGGGCACTACCCCGACGTGAAGGGTTGGCGTGCCGAGATGACACCCGTCGATTTCGTCAGCAAGGCTATCGTTCATCTCAGCAACCAGACCGAGACTGAGCAGACAGTCTTCCATATCGGAGACCCAGACCCCGTAGATATAAGTCAGGTCTTCGATGACCTCCGCATTCTTGGTTACCCGACTGAGCCGATGGAGTTCGATAAGTGGACAGCCCTATGGGACGATAAGCGAGGTGCTGCCAAGGGTGGTGATGGTGCTTTCACAGTAGATATTCTTCGAAGCGGTATGCCCAGCATCGAGTTCTTGAGAGATGTCGTGGTGCTTGACAATGCAAAGACAAGGCCACTACGTCTGGCTGTAGAGCGCCCGAAGGTCGACCAAGTACTCCTCGAAACATACACACGTCACTGGTACGCCCGAGGCTGGCTTCCAAAGCCCCCTATCCACCAAGCCGCTGCGGGTGGCTCCGCTAGACTTCCCAGAAGAGGCCCTCTATTCGGGAAGGTCGCCGTCGTCATGGGTGCATCCTCTGGTATTGGCGCCGCTACCGCCGCAGCACTCGCCCGAGAAGGCTGCCACGTCGCGCTCGCAGCCCGTCGCATCGACGCCCTCGAAGACCTGAAAAAGCGCCTCGCAGTCCGCGAGGGCAAGATCATCACGCAAAAGACAGACGTCACCAACAAGACCCAAGTCGAAGAGCTCGTCGCCGCAGCAGAGAAGCAGCTCGGCCCCATCGACATCTTCGTCAACATCTCGGGCGTCATGTACTTCACCATGATGGCGAACTCGTACACCGACCAATGGAACCAAACTGTCGATGTGAACTGCAAGGGTATCCTCAACGTCATCTCTTCCATCGTCCCCACCATGCTCAAGCGCGGAAAAGGCCACCTCCTCGCCATCTCCTCAGACGCAGGACGCAAGGTTTTCCCTGGCCTGGGCGTCTACTCCGCATCCAAGTTCTTCGTCGAAGCCACACTGCAGAGTCTGAGGCTCGAGACTGCTGGCACAGGCCTGAGGGTTACTTCCGTGCAGCCTGGTAACGTGGCCACGGACCTCTTGGGCATGAGCACAGATGCTGAGGCGCTGAAGAAGTTTGGTGAGCCGAGTGGGGCTAAGGTGCTGGATCCGGAGAATGTAGCAGAGTGTATCGTATACGCTCTTAAGCAGCCCGAGCATGTTAGTGTTAACGAGGTGCTTATCGAGCCAAGAGATGAGCCTATTTAG